Proteins encoded together in one Rhipicephalus sanguineus isolate Rsan-2018 chromosome 9, BIME_Rsan_1.4, whole genome shotgun sequence window:
- the LOC119405771 gene encoding LOW QUALITY PROTEIN: trithorax group protein osa-like (The sequence of the model RefSeq protein was modified relative to this genomic sequence to represent the inferred CDS: substituted 2 bases at 2 genomic stop codons) yields the protein MVRTLKELFKKSPDWLLALLAYRNAPGVTGYSPAQLLMGRSLRTRLPVPTAALLPEPPNAADFHRRDTAQRRRQRQDLDRRHAAQDLQPVNEGERVXIRDTDXAGTVLSPASSYVVQTNAGALVRNRRHLVPQQSPSSGGLDLGSSSPVTQGSESLPATPTRPEPMCSSPTPWALTPLPVASPPVAPATPSRPPVSVVRTRSRRCVRPLVRLKL from the coding sequence ATGGTGCGGACGCTTAAGGAACTGTTCAAGAAGTCTCCGGACTGGCTTTTGGCCCTCTTGGCATACCGCAATGCACCTGGCGTGACCGGGTACAGCcctgctcagctgctcatggggcgcaGCCTTAGGACTCGCCTTCCGGTCCCAACGGCCGCGTTGCTTCCAGAACCGCCTAACGCCGCCGACTTCCACCGGCGTGACACTGCCCAACGACGTCGTCAGCGTCAAGATCTGGATCGTCGACATGCTGCACAAGATTTGCAGCCCGTGAATGAGGGAGAGAGAGTGTAGATTCGCGACACAGATTGAGCTGGCACTGTTCTCAGCCCAGCTAGCTCCTATGTGGTCCAGACGAATGCAGGTGCACTCGTCCGCAACCGGAGACATCTGGTTCCGCAGCAGTCTCCGTCATCAGGGGGTCTAGACCTCGGCAGCTCCAGTCCAGTGACACAAGGATCCGAAAGCCTGCCAGCGACTCCAACTCGCCCAGAGCCTATGTGCAGTAGCCCAACGCCCTGGGCACTTACTCCTCTACCAGTTGCATCGCCACCGGTTGCCCCAGCTACTCCCTCAAGACCGCCTGTGTCGGTGGTGCGCACTCGGTCTCGACGTTGTGTTAGGCCACTGGTGCGGCTGAAATTGTAG